The following proteins are encoded in a genomic region of Acetobacter oryzoeni:
- a CDS encoding bifunctional aspartate transaminase/aspartate 4-decarboxylase, which produces MTLDYSKFRDLSPFELKDTLISLASSKADRVMLNAGRGNPNFLATLPRAAFFLLGQYALAEARLSFSYLSPGLGGTVRIEGIEARFDRFIESNEDKEEAALLGHALSYVRDQMGLPADTFLVEMVEGILGCYYPTPPRMLTLSEKIVGQYVLREMVGGRISLDSTDFFATEGGTAAMAYVFNSLKQNDLIKKGDKVAIGMPIFSPYIEIPQLEEYGLEVVPVQADPSLDWQYPESELEKLRDPAVKMFFCVNPSNPPSVKMNDASLEKIAAIVEDRPELMILTDDVYGTFADGFRSLYAICPRNTILVYSFSKYFGATGWRLGVIGMHKDNAIDARLAQLPADAKAALAKRYSSLTTDSADLKFIDRLVADSRAVALNHTAGLSTPQQVQMVLFSLFALMDHEGRYKATLKSVIRRREAALYHELGVAPSEDANAVDYYTLIDLEDTCRALYGEEFAQWMLKRASTGEILFRIADETGIVLLPGAGFGATRPSARASLANLNEFQYAAIGRSLRKMVDEYHAEFVKPQA; this is translated from the coding sequence ATGACACTCGATTATTCGAAATTTCGTGATCTCAGCCCATTTGAACTTAAAGACACGCTCATCAGCTTGGCATCATCAAAGGCTGACCGCGTTATGCTGAACGCTGGCCGTGGTAACCCCAACTTTTTGGCAACACTGCCGCGTGCTGCCTTTTTCCTGTTGGGGCAATATGCTTTGGCTGAAGCGCGCCTTTCTTTTTCCTATCTCTCTCCCGGTCTTGGCGGTACAGTCCGTATTGAAGGGATTGAAGCACGCTTTGATCGGTTTATTGAAAGCAACGAAGATAAAGAGGAAGCCGCTCTTCTGGGGCATGCTTTAAGTTATGTGCGCGACCAGATGGGCCTGCCAGCCGATACATTCCTTGTTGAAATGGTTGAGGGTATTCTGGGCTGCTACTATCCAACACCACCACGTATGCTGACATTGAGCGAAAAAATTGTTGGCCAGTACGTTCTGCGTGAAATGGTGGGTGGTAGAATTTCTCTGGATTCCACAGACTTTTTTGCAACCGAGGGCGGCACAGCGGCTATGGCCTATGTGTTCAATTCTCTCAAGCAGAATGATCTGATCAAAAAGGGAGACAAGGTGGCAATCGGTATGCCGATCTTCTCCCCTTATATCGAAATCCCGCAGCTTGAAGAATATGGTCTGGAAGTTGTGCCCGTGCAGGCAGATCCTTCTCTGGATTGGCAGTATCCAGAAAGCGAGCTGGAAAAGCTGCGTGACCCGGCAGTTAAAATGTTCTTCTGCGTGAACCCCAGCAACCCGCCATCAGTCAAGATGAATGATGCATCGCTGGAGAAGATTGCCGCTATTGTTGAAGATCGTCCCGAGCTGATGATCCTGACAGATGATGTGTATGGCACGTTTGCTGATGGCTTCCGTTCGCTTTATGCAATCTGCCCGCGCAACACCATTCTTGTTTACTCCTTCTCCAAATACTTTGGGGCAACGGGTTGGCGTCTGGGTGTTATCGGGATGCACAAGGATAACGCAATTGATGCACGTCTGGCGCAGCTTCCGGCAGATGCAAAAGCCGCATTGGCAAAGCGCTATTCCAGCCTGACAACAGATTCAGCTGATCTGAAGTTTATTGATCGGTTGGTGGCAGATAGCCGTGCCGTGGCTCTTAACCACACGGCAGGTCTTTCTACACCGCAACAGGTCCAGATGGTACTGTTCTCTCTGTTTGCGCTGATGGATCATGAAGGCCGTTATAAAGCGACGCTTAAGAGTGTTATTCGCCGCCGTGAAGCTGCGCTTTACCATGAGCTGGGTGTGGCGCCATCGGAAGATGCCAATGCAGTAGATTACTATACGCTGATTGATCTGGAAGATACTTGTCGCGCTCTGTACGGCGAAGAGTTTGCGCAGTGGATGCTCAAGCGGGCCAGCACAGGTGAAATTCTGTTCCGAATTGCAGATGAAACCGGTATAGTGCTGCTTCCCGGTGCTGGGTTTGGGGCTACGCGTCCTTCAGCTCGTGCTTCTCTCGCCAATCTTAATGAATTCCAGTATGCCGCAATCGGGCGTTCATTGCGCAAGATGGTGGATGAATATCACGCTGAGTTTGTGAAGCCTCAGGCGTAA
- the aspT gene encoding aspartate-alanine antiporter, with translation MHAFTTLLSSLFGACPEMALFLALVIGCWIGRFRFGSFQLGGVAGSLLAAVLISQVGVHIDSGIKSVLFALFIYAVGYQSGPQFFRSLGRQSLKEILMAVVLAITGLITVVAVARIFHLDKGLAAGLAAGGLTQSAIIGTAGSSLEKIGLPLAQVQQLQGNVAVGYAVTYIFGSIGPILLCVNVLPWFMKRGIREDAIRAEAEQAGGVHVMGEGEVSAFPNLVGRAYRLTQSDLTIARVESLAAGVTVEQVLRNGKPAGVGADAALLPGDQLLLVGQRAEVLAAGQKIGQEIGDVPGLDLSLIRRDVVLSRKDFVGKTVDQCVQSLSAAVRHGVYLVALSRAGKAMPVTGSMQVKDGDIVTLLGTSADVQRAATQIGTILLPSIKTDLVFHSLGVALGLLIGLGVVHMGSVPLTLGSGGGALLSGLLFGWYQSRHPVMGNMPQGASTFLVDFGLAGFVAVTGLQTGQQAIATIMQHGITLFLLGVVVTLVPLILTMLFGRYVLRYNNTAIFAGALAGSRSANPAFGEVLNKAGNAVPTTPFAITYAVANVLLTLLGPLVVAFS, from the coding sequence TTGCACGCATTCACTACTCTTTTATCCAGCCTGTTTGGTGCGTGTCCAGAAATGGCCTTGTTTCTTGCACTTGTTATAGGGTGCTGGATCGGGCGATTTCGCTTTGGCTCGTTCCAGCTTGGCGGTGTGGCGGGCTCGCTTTTAGCAGCTGTGCTTATTAGCCAAGTGGGCGTTCATATTGATTCTGGCATCAAGAGCGTTCTGTTCGCTCTTTTTATCTATGCCGTGGGTTATCAAAGCGGCCCGCAGTTTTTTCGTTCATTAGGGCGGCAGTCTCTTAAAGAAATTCTGATGGCCGTTGTGCTGGCTATTACGGGATTGATTACCGTTGTAGCGGTTGCGCGCATATTCCACCTTGATAAAGGACTTGCTGCAGGGCTTGCGGCAGGGGGGCTTACCCAGTCGGCCATTATTGGTACGGCAGGCTCGTCCTTGGAAAAAATTGGTCTGCCGCTTGCGCAGGTGCAGCAGCTTCAGGGTAATGTCGCTGTTGGCTATGCCGTAACGTATATCTTTGGCTCCATTGGGCCCATTCTTCTGTGTGTTAACGTTTTGCCGTGGTTTATGAAGCGCGGCATCCGTGAAGATGCTATTCGTGCTGAAGCCGAGCAGGCAGGCGGCGTGCATGTTATGGGTGAGGGAGAGGTTTCTGCTTTTCCTAATCTTGTTGGGCGTGCGTATCGTCTAACGCAGTCTGATCTCACTATTGCTCGTGTGGAAAGCCTGGCTGCAGGCGTTACGGTGGAACAGGTGCTGCGCAATGGCAAACCTGCCGGTGTAGGGGCCGATGCTGCGCTGCTGCCGGGTGATCAGCTTTTGCTCGTTGGGCAGCGCGCAGAGGTTCTGGCTGCAGGGCAGAAGATCGGGCAGGAAATTGGTGATGTTCCCGGCCTTGATCTTTCCCTTATCCGTCGGGATGTTGTTTTGTCTCGTAAGGATTTTGTTGGAAAAACTGTTGATCAATGCGTACAGTCTCTTTCCGCAGCTGTGCGTCACGGTGTTTATCTGGTCGCGCTCTCCCGTGCAGGTAAGGCAATGCCTGTTACGGGCTCCATGCAGGTAAAGGATGGAGATATTGTTACCCTGCTTGGTACGTCTGCCGATGTGCAGCGTGCAGCCACGCAGATTGGGACGATCCTGCTTCCAAGCATTAAAACCGATCTCGTTTTCCATTCTCTGGGCGTTGCCCTTGGTTTGCTGATCGGCTTGGGTGTGGTGCATATGGGGTCGGTCCCTCTTACTCTTGGTAGTGGCGGTGGGGCTCTGCTTTCCGGGTTGCTGTTTGGTTGGTATCAAAGCCGCCATCCCGTTATGGGGAATATGCCGCAGGGTGCCTCAACTTTTCTGGTGGACTTCGGGCTGGCAGGCTTTGTGGCCGTAACGGGCTTGCAAACGGGCCAGCAGGCTATTGCTACCATCATGCAGCACGGCATTACGCTCTTTCTGTTGGGTGTAGTGGTTACATTGGTGCCGCTTATCCTCACCATGCTCTTTGGGCGCTACGTGCTGCGCTATAACAATACGGCCATTTTTGCAGGTGCTTTGGCAGGTTCTCGCAGTGCCAATCCAGCTTTTGGCGAGGTGTTGAACAAGGCAGGCAATGCCGTTCCCACAACACCTTTTGCCATTACTTACGCAGTTGCAAACGTATTGCTTACGCTACTTGGGCCACTTGTGGTCGCATTTTCCTGA